CGTTGAGGTACATTGATACAGTCGTGAACTGACATTACTACGAGTTGTTATGCCTGATACGAAGAAGATTTTGGTTGATGAATGCTAGAAGATGCAATTACAAGGATTTTCATATGATCTGATAGAGTTTGCGTACTTTCTGAACTCTGGGTCACATTAAGTGATACAGTTATGTCTTGTTTGTGGTTTGACAGATGTTGACACAACGTCACTAGgtgtccaagaagagtgctaACTTAGCAGAACCGCTAAAtattagtgttgggtttcatgaatcttttgttgagattcattcatacgaatcttcagtgatgagtgattcgaatctcgagtcgaatcttcaaagattcatgaacctccaaagattcatgaaactaTATTATTcataaatccattcaaatccATATATCTctagggattcatgaatcttcagaGATGTATGATctccaaaatattgaatttgtcCAAACCTACCTACAACTTGCCCGTTGTCGGTTCAACTGCGTGGTACTTTCCAAGAAGTCTCAagagcctgtataggctggcatgaccacgtaggttgttacgccaaaaaTAAGAATAACAAAAAGCTCAAGCTTTATGAATTTctgagatttatgaatccttAGAGTTTCATGATTCCTAGAGATTCGATAATCTTTCTAGATTTGAGATACATGgatctttcgagattcgtgaatctttgagATGCATGAATCTTTTCAATCGGGATTCAGAGTCAttgaatcatgccaaagattcattcaggtTCTTGAATCTGAATCTGAATTACCCAACACTACTAAAAACCCCTGCATGCCTGTAGATCTCATCAATCTTTGACCATTTCCGAACTACAAATGATACACGATTCAATTTGAATCTTCTGGACTCTATTGAGATGGAGCGAATTCTTCGAAATTCGAAGAATTTTCGAAGGATACACGAATCATTCAAGAAAACGCATGAATGTTAGTCGTGAGTCACGTTTATTGATTCCCTTGCAAGATTCATTCTGATTCAATAGACTGAATCTGATTCACCCAAAACTTCTTGAAGAGATATAAataaagagagatagaaagagggCTACTTACGCTCACTGTGGCTCTTTTTCAGCTTGTGCGCATCCTGACCGTGGCAGAGGCTGTAGATGCTCTTCCCGTTCAGCTCGTCGGCGGTGTAGTCCAGAAAACTGGAAATCCTATCAACGGTGAGATTGGGTTCCAAAATTGTTTCAACAAGCGTGTTCGCGTCCCGTCCCCCACCCCGTGCTGCACGTACCTGTTCTCGCAGTGTATGATGGTTAGGTCGAGGCTGGTGCGAAACACGAACATGTCCGACTCGAGCTTGATCTCGTGCAGCGAGGGCGGCGGCAGCGCTATCCCGATGCCCACCATCCCGATCACCGTCTGCTTGTCGGTGTGGCTCTCCTCCTGCCCCGCGCCCTTCTTGCGCAGGTGGCAGAGCAGCAGTATCACCCGGTAGCCGGACGACTTGAAGTGGCAGCCGCGCTTGGTCAGCGTCGACTTCATGCGGATGCAGAACGCCCGATCGTCGCCCTCGTACGATTCGCCCGGCAGCAGGCCCTTGCCGCCCGGCGCGTCCTTGCCCAGCTTCAGCACCGCCGGCTTCTCGGCCGTCGGCCCCTCGTCCCCGTACCCGCCGTAGCTCGCGTACTCCGCCCCCTTCTTGAtgccgagctgctgctcgaccTCCGCGTGGTCGTTCTTGTGCACGTAGTCGAAGATGCTGCTGCCCGTCATCTCCACCTGCGACAGGCCGAGGTAGATCGAGACCGTCTCGGAGATGTAGAGGAAGCGCCCGTCCACGCCGGTCGAGATGGCGAACCCGTCCAGCGACTGGAGGATGTGCGTGCCGAGGTGCGTCTCGAACATCTCGTTGAAGTACTGCGGCGCGTTGTAGTTCTGGAAGCCGATCGGGTCCTTGCACCAGGACGGCACGCCGTTCTCGCTGAACTCCTTCAGCTTCAGGTAGCTGATCGTGAGCCGTATGATGGACGCCTTGTCCAGCTGGCTGGTGATGGCGGCCGGCAGGGGCAGCATCTTTGCCAGCTCGTAGAACTCGTAGTTCTCCTTGCCGCGGCGGGAGCGGGCCGCATCGCGCGACTTTTCCTTGCGCAGCTCGATCAGGCTGCAGGGAAGAATGTTTTCCATccaggaaagagagagagagagagagaagagagaagagagagagagagagagagagagaagagagaagagagagagaaagagagagaagataaCGATGAGATGCTGTGAGTTACGGgaaaggctgctgc
The Anopheles arabiensis isolate DONGOLA chromosome X, AaraD3, whole genome shotgun sequence DNA segment above includes these coding regions:
- the LOC120906081 gene encoding protein trachealess isoform X1, which produces MFPFSSLQVEYSNFHRSSQIMSNALSMSNSGFPHSWIVSGQDFCPITYSSIQGHNSGVSSNLATVEPGLIELRKEKSRDAARSRRGKENYEFYELAKMLPLPAAITSQLDKASIIRLTISYLKLKEFSENGVPSWCKDPIGFQNYNAPQYFNEMFETHLGTHILQSLDGFAISTGVDGRFLYISETVSIYLGLSQVEMTGSSIFDYVHKNDHAEVEQQLGIKKGAEYASYGGYGDEGPTAEKPAVLKLGKDAPGGKGLLPGESYEGDDRAFCIRMKSTLTKRGCHFKSSGYRVILLLCHLRKKGAGQEESHTDKQTVIGMVGIGIALPPPSLHEIKLESDMFVFRTSLDLTIIHCENRISSFLDYTADELNGKSIYSLCHGQDAHKLKKSHSELIQKGQVLTPFYRILNKNAGYFWIQSCCTMVCQTKNMSDQTVICVNYIITKPEKENLILDISQIPSAAGVLGDYHAKVLPPATGAAGSKKPQPADGYELETGGVTHPTHHGHHHGDGSGGGGYHLDGGVSHVDHKVDLLDKAGLGKGGLAMAYGGDKKEHDYKDKLLEQREKGCSNSKHQRLKSGSPMLNAMPNENGERLDAKKPSGGKKSVNNRASVIRVLNKPSKKVLQESH
- the LOC120906081 gene encoding protein trachealess isoform X2, producing MFPFSSLQVEYSNFHRSSQIMSNALSMSNSGFPHSWIVSGQDFCPITYSSIQGHNSGVSSNLATVEPGLIELRKEKSRDAARSRRGKENYEFYELAKMLPLPAAITSQLDKASIIRLTISYLKLKEFSENGVPSWCKDPIGFQNYNAPQYFNEMFETHLGTHILQSLDGFAISTGVDGRFLYISETVSIYLGLSQVEMTGSSIFDYVHKNDHAEVEQQLGIKKGAEYASYGGYGDEGPTAEKPAVLKLGKDAPGGKGLLPGESYEGDDRAFCIRMKSTLTKRGCHFKSSGYRVILLLCHLRKKGAGQEESHTDKQTVIGMVGIGIALPPPSLHEIKLESDMFVFRTSLDLTIIHCENSFLDYTADELNGKSIYSLCHGQDAHKLKKSHSELIQKGQVLTPFYRILNKNAGYFWIQSCCTMVCQTKNMSDQTVICVNYIITKPEKENLILDISQIPSAAGVLGDYHAKVLPPATGAAGSKKPQPADGYELETGGVTHPTHHGHHHGDGSGGGGYHLDGGVSHVDHKVDLLDKAGLGKGGLAMAYGGDKKEHDYKDKLLEQREKGCSNSKHQRLKSGSPMLNAMPNENGERLDAKKPSGGKKSVNNRASVIRVLNKPSKKVLQESH